One window of Neptuniibacter halophilus genomic DNA carries:
- a CDS encoding 2-aminoethylphosphonate--pyruvate transaminase — MSSQQPFLLTPGPINTSMSTKQAMLSDWGSWDQDFNAITAEVRQRILQLANAEQSHVCVPVQGSGSFAVEATLGTLVPKDGKVLVLMNGAYGKRIAQSLAYMGRESCAIDMGDYAPPQPEAVAARLAEDPSISHVALVFCETSSGILNPVAEIAEVVRQAGRGLIIDAMSAFGALPVDAQTLPFDALISAANKCIEGVPGFGYAIIRQPVLEACEGNAHSLSLDLYDQWRYMEKTGQWRFTPPTHVVAAFLQALKEHEAEGGTAGRYARYARNRDRMVAGMRQLGFRTLLEDQWLSPIITTFFSPAHENFEFREFYDRLKAHNFIIYPGKLTEAESFRLGHIGQLFDEQVDQLLEAMAAVLDEMQITL, encoded by the coding sequence ATGAGTAGCCAACAGCCTTTCCTGCTAACACCGGGACCGATCAATACCAGCATGAGCACGAAGCAGGCGATGCTGTCTGATTGGGGATCCTGGGATCAGGATTTTAATGCCATCACCGCGGAGGTCCGGCAGCGGATTCTGCAGTTAGCCAACGCTGAACAAAGCCATGTCTGTGTACCCGTACAGGGCAGTGGCTCGTTTGCAGTGGAAGCGACGCTGGGCACTCTGGTGCCGAAAGATGGCAAGGTGCTGGTGTTGATGAACGGTGCTTATGGCAAACGGATCGCGCAGTCTCTGGCTTATATGGGGCGTGAATCCTGTGCGATCGATATGGGCGACTATGCGCCGCCGCAGCCTGAAGCCGTGGCCGCGCGACTGGCAGAAGACCCGTCGATCAGCCATGTGGCGCTGGTTTTCTGTGAAACCAGCTCCGGCATTCTTAATCCCGTGGCGGAGATTGCAGAGGTGGTTCGGCAGGCCGGTCGTGGCCTGATTATCGACGCCATGAGTGCCTTTGGCGCACTGCCGGTAGACGCACAGACCCTGCCATTTGACGCGCTGATTTCGGCCGCCAACAAGTGTATTGAAGGGGTGCCGGGCTTTGGTTACGCGATCATCAGGCAACCGGTACTGGAGGCCTGTGAGGGCAACGCGCACTCCCTCAGCCTCGATCTTTACGATCAGTGGCGTTACATGGAGAAAACCGGGCAGTGGCGCTTCACGCCGCCGACCCATGTGGTGGCCGCCTTTCTGCAGGCGCTGAAAGAACACGAAGCCGAGGGCGGTACCGCAGGCCGTTATGCCCGTTATGCGCGCAACCGGGACCGCATGGTTGCCGGCATGCGCCAACTGGGTTTCCGTACCCTGCTGGAAGATCAGTGGCTGTCGCCGATTATCACCACGTTCTTCAGCCCGGCGCATGAGAACTTTGAGTTTCGTGAGTTCTATGACCGCCTCAAGGCCCACAACTTTATCATCTATCCGGGCAAGCTGACTGAGGCGGAAAGCTTCCGTCTGGGGCATATCGGTCAGTTGTTTGATGAACAGGTCGACCAGTTGCTGGAGGCGATGGCCGCCGTGCTGGATGAGATGCAGATCACACTTTGA
- a CDS encoding ABC transporter substrate-binding protein has protein sequence MKRVAAALILLLASIIVITLAASNLLSQHQAEADAYQFFEPKREASIRILWAEWKPADYLQTLADEFTAETGIRVEVAQRSWSEFQPHFASHMAEKSAYYDMVIGDSQWLGFGAENGHYINLSHWVRDHNVLQAFVPAAMSGYAEYPKGSHFYWAIPVEGDAMGFAYRKDLFNDPQEQRNFQQRYGYPLAVPQSWQQLYDLAEFFNRPAEELWGLMAWADPHYDGLTMAMQSVLWSWGADLGDRQSYKIRDYLNSGQATTALAFYKRLLQFNNPEWRDYYLDTHASSNKPLIDGQVAMAMTYFAIAPELLDPEKNPYADQIGFFPTPGGPGGRATSLGGQGISVISYSKKKEHSFRFLRWFIRKQTQARWSELGGLSCHIEIMHSPAFINASPLHAAFSESFGFVRDFWTVPEYAELLESSQRNWSQYLFSDRISARDSLDNLTREWEDIFEFHGYYKE, from the coding sequence ATGAAAAGAGTAGCTGCGGCCCTGATCCTGCTACTGGCGTCGATTATTGTCATCACACTGGCTGCCTCTAACCTGTTGTCACAACATCAGGCCGAGGCGGACGCCTATCAGTTTTTCGAACCCAAACGTGAAGCGTCCATCCGGATTCTCTGGGCTGAGTGGAAACCCGCTGACTATCTGCAAACTCTGGCCGATGAGTTCACCGCCGAAACCGGTATCCGGGTTGAGGTGGCACAGCGCTCCTGGTCTGAATTCCAACCACACTTTGCCAGCCATATGGCGGAAAAAAGCGCCTATTACGATATGGTGATCGGCGACTCCCAATGGCTGGGCTTCGGTGCCGAAAACGGCCACTACATTAACCTCAGTCACTGGGTCAGAGATCACAATGTCCTGCAGGCGTTTGTGCCGGCAGCGATGAGCGGCTACGCGGAGTACCCCAAAGGCAGCCATTTTTACTGGGCTATTCCGGTAGAGGGTGACGCCATGGGCTTTGCCTACCGTAAAGACCTGTTCAACGATCCGCAGGAACAACGTAACTTTCAGCAGCGTTATGGTTACCCTCTGGCTGTCCCGCAAAGCTGGCAGCAGCTTTACGACCTGGCCGAATTTTTCAACCGCCCGGCAGAGGAGCTCTGGGGGCTGATGGCCTGGGCTGATCCTCATTATGATGGCCTGACCATGGCCATGCAGTCGGTGCTCTGGTCCTGGGGTGCAGATCTGGGTGACCGCCAGAGCTATAAGATCCGGGACTACCTCAACAGCGGTCAGGCAACAACGGCACTGGCCTTCTACAAGCGCCTGCTGCAGTTCAACAACCCCGAATGGCGTGATTATTATCTGGACACCCACGCCAGCTCCAACAAGCCCTTAATCGACGGTCAGGTCGCCATGGCGATGACCTATTTTGCCATCGCCCCGGAGCTGCTCGATCCTGAGAAGAACCCTTATGCCGATCAGATTGGCTTTTTCCCGACCCCGGGAGGCCCCGGGGGCCGGGCGACCTCGCTCGGCGGTCAGGGTATCTCGGTGATCAGCTACTCGAAGAAAAAAGAGCACAGTTTCCGTTTTCTGCGCTGGTTTATCCGCAAGCAAACCCAGGCCCGCTGGTCGGAGCTGGGCGGACTGAGCTGCCACATTGAAATTATGCACTCACCGGCGTTTATCAATGCCTCCCCCCTGCACGCAGCCTTCAGCGAATCCTTCGGCTTTGTCCGCGATTTCTGGACCGTACCGGAGTATGCCGAGCTGCTGGAAAGTTCCCAGCGTAACTGGAGCCAGTACCTGTTCAGCGACAGGATTTCGGCCCGGGACAGCCTCGATAACCTGACCCGGGAGTGGGAGGATATTTTTGAATTTCACGGTTACTACAAAGAGTAA
- the phnX gene encoding phosphonoacetaldehyde hydrolase translates to MSFSYKRSYTGPVTAVIFDWAGTTIDFGSLAPIKAFCALFAENGVEISLDEARAPMGAEKREHIRQILAMPRVHKAWQEAHGQPADEVVIDRLYNDFVPLQIAAIAERATLISGALETLNYLQAQQIKIGANTGYAAEMIVDLLPKAAGQGYQPASNVCAPDVPKGRPYPHMTLKNMLELEIEAVQSVVKVDDTLIGIEEGLNAGCWTVGVAISGNEVGLDLEAWQALSEAEQDSLRQQAYARFRACGAHYVIDSIADLPEVIEDIEARLACGEQP, encoded by the coding sequence ATGAGCTTTTCTTACAAGCGTAGCTATACCGGTCCGGTGACCGCGGTGATTTTTGACTGGGCCGGAACCACCATCGATTTTGGCTCACTGGCACCGATTAAGGCGTTTTGTGCGCTGTTTGCTGAAAACGGGGTTGAGATCAGTCTGGATGAAGCCCGTGCCCCGATGGGTGCCGAGAAACGTGAACATATCCGTCAGATTCTGGCGATGCCGCGGGTTCATAAGGCATGGCAGGAGGCCCATGGCCAGCCTGCGGATGAGGTGGTAATCGATCGCCTGTATAACGATTTTGTACCGCTGCAGATCGCAGCAATTGCTGAACGGGCAACGCTGATTTCGGGCGCGCTGGAGACCCTAAACTACCTTCAGGCGCAGCAGATCAAGATCGGCGCCAACACCGGCTACGCAGCGGAGATGATCGTTGATCTGCTGCCGAAAGCGGCCGGGCAGGGCTACCAGCCGGCGTCTAATGTCTGTGCGCCGGATGTACCTAAGGGGCGTCCTTATCCACATATGACTCTGAAGAATATGCTGGAGCTGGAGATCGAAGCGGTACAGTCGGTGGTGAAGGTGGATGACACCCTGATCGGCATTGAAGAGGGACTCAACGCCGGGTGCTGGACGGTAGGTGTAGCGATCAGCGGTAATGAAGTGGGTCTGGATCTGGAAGCGTGGCAGGCGCTCAGCGAAGCGGAACAGGATAGCCTGAGACAGCAGGCTTACGCCCGCTTCCGTGCCTGTGGTGCCCACTATGTGATCGATTCGATCGCGGATCTGCCTGAGGTGATCGAAGATATCGAAGCGCGCCTTGCCTGTGGCGAGCAGCCATGA
- a CDS encoding substrate-binding periplasmic protein, whose protein sequence is MFRACCISLIVLLSLPVQAEDKNYRYAVTDESWVPYWIVSEAGVEGIFSDLMQALDRYLNLPVSVQALPGTLPPKRAQMLFRSGDLQLECCVNPLWRLPQDGGAEDLWSEAVLASEEVLIFARGQAFPYHQLTDLKGKRIATVLGYGYVGDHLFLRQDSTRSTAQLMMVADRRVDAGIIDRNELAYLFRNEPRARRLRHLIEIGPVVNRSALKLRINRDHPELLEPVNSALHQMKQDGTLQRLIRHYIETP, encoded by the coding sequence ATGTTCAGAGCCTGCTGCATCAGTCTGATCGTGTTACTCTCCCTGCCGGTTCAGGCAGAGGACAAAAACTACCGTTACGCAGTGACGGATGAGAGCTGGGTACCCTACTGGATTGTTTCAGAAGCGGGCGTCGAAGGGATCTTCAGTGATCTGATGCAAGCGCTCGACCGATACCTGAATCTGCCGGTGTCTGTTCAGGCCCTGCCCGGTACTCTGCCCCCCAAACGTGCTCAGATGCTGTTTCGCAGTGGTGACCTGCAACTGGAGTGTTGTGTGAACCCGCTCTGGCGGTTGCCGCAGGATGGCGGGGCGGAAGATCTCTGGAGCGAGGCTGTTCTGGCGTCTGAAGAGGTGCTGATTTTTGCCCGGGGGCAGGCTTTTCCCTACCACCAGTTGACGGATCTGAAAGGTAAAAGGATCGCCACCGTACTGGGTTACGGCTATGTCGGTGATCATCTGTTTTTACGTCAGGACAGTACCCGCAGCACCGCTCAGTTAATGATGGTGGCAGACCGGCGGGTCGATGCCGGGATTATCGACCGGAACGAGCTCGCGTATCTGTTCAGAAATGAGCCCCGGGCGCGCCGGTTAAGGCATCTGATTGAGATCGGGCCGGTGGTTAATCGCTCCGCGCTGAAACTGCGGATTAACCGCGATCACCCGGAACTGCTCGAACCTGTCAACAGCGCCCTGCATCAGATGAAACAGGATGGCACACTACAGCGGCTTATCCGGCATTATATTGAGACCCCCTGA
- a CDS encoding ureidoglycolate lyase — protein MKSEPDYLNPQIPADLPWVNIPVIVATEENIAPYGRLVDSPQAAEIEIVRWPAQGWRPVDEGTGDEGGTTQGTFFSRWCGDLLYGSNEAVGGHYILGYGQAPELAQEDHQQAPQQLLLWHANYHPDGGQLFFPNQKRPFLVPLALPGDDVQPDQFVCFWFSGEQGLCIHPGIWHEGVFAISGEQSFYDEQGAVHARVSVDFPREFGCLLQIDLSDLPQPV, from the coding sequence ATGAAATCTGAGCCTGATTACCTCAATCCACAAATTCCTGCGGATCTGCCGTGGGTGAATATTCCGGTGATTGTCGCCACGGAAGAGAACATTGCGCCTTATGGCCGTCTGGTGGATTCCCCGCAAGCGGCAGAAATTGAAATTGTCCGCTGGCCGGCACAGGGCTGGCGTCCCGTGGATGAGGGTACCGGTGATGAGGGTGGCACCACGCAGGGAACCTTCTTCTCCCGCTGGTGTGGTGATCTGCTCTACGGCAGCAACGAGGCGGTAGGCGGGCACTATATTCTGGGCTACGGTCAGGCACCGGAGCTGGCACAGGAGGATCATCAGCAGGCGCCGCAGCAACTGCTGTTGTGGCACGCCAACTATCATCCGGATGGAGGTCAGTTGTTTTTCCCCAATCAGAAACGCCCGTTTCTGGTGCCTCTGGCGCTGCCGGGAGACGATGTTCAGCCGGATCAGTTTGTCTGTTTCTGGTTCAGCGGTGAACAGGGGCTGTGTATCCATCCGGGAATCTGGCATGAGGGGGTGTTTGCGATCTCCGGTGAACAATCTTTCTATGATGAGCAGGGAGCGGTACATGCCCGGGTCTCGGTTGATTTCCCACGGGAGTTCGGTTGCTTGCTACAGATCGATCTGAGTGACCTGCCACAGCCGGTATGA
- a CDS encoding CaiB/BaiF CoA transferase family protein: MQPLNGLKILDFSTLLPGPYASMLLADLGAEVVRLESPSRDDLVRSMEPQIEGQSAAFRYLNRGKQSLCLDLKHPAAVKVIHSLLDEFDIIIEQFRPGVMDRLGLGYEALKASHPGLIYCSITGYGQTGSYAEKAGHDLNFLALSGCASHMGRAAQGPAPLGVQVADIAAGSHPAVIGILAAVIQRQRTAEGSHIDISMADNSLALQALMAPGALNGGRVESYESHFLNGGGFYDYYRTRDQRYMAVGSLEPQFKQRLLETLNAAELACLDDATLKVRLQAIFIQQDLAHWQQRFAGVDACVEPVLSITEAAEHELFQSREMLLTGARGERQIAPAIRFNGQSPSLPDPAPSRGQDSDAVLARSGLDKQELESFRQSGLCG, encoded by the coding sequence ATGCAGCCGCTTAACGGACTTAAGATTCTCGACTTTTCGACCCTGTTGCCCGGGCCTTACGCCAGCATGCTGCTGGCGGATCTGGGCGCAGAGGTGGTGCGTCTGGAATCTCCGAGCCGGGATGATCTGGTACGCAGCATGGAGCCGCAGATTGAAGGGCAGTCCGCGGCGTTCCGCTACCTCAACCGGGGCAAGCAATCCCTCTGTCTCGACCTGAAGCATCCGGCAGCGGTTAAAGTTATCCACAGTCTGCTGGATGAATTTGACATCATCATCGAGCAGTTCCGTCCCGGTGTTATGGATCGGCTGGGTCTGGGTTACGAGGCCCTCAAGGCGTCTCATCCCGGGCTGATCTACTGCTCGATTACTGGCTACGGTCAGACCGGCAGCTACGCCGAAAAGGCCGGCCATGATCTTAACTTTCTTGCCCTCTCCGGTTGCGCCAGCCATATGGGTCGGGCCGCTCAGGGGCCTGCACCGCTCGGCGTACAGGTGGCGGATATTGCCGCCGGTTCGCACCCGGCGGTGATCGGCATACTGGCGGCTGTAATTCAGCGACAGCGCACGGCAGAGGGCAGCCACATTGATATCTCCATGGCGGATAACAGTTTGGCGTTACAGGCGCTGATGGCGCCCGGTGCCCTGAACGGTGGCCGTGTAGAGAGCTACGAAAGTCACTTTCTCAACGGTGGCGGATTTTACGATTACTACCGGACCCGTGATCAACGCTATATGGCCGTTGGCAGTCTGGAGCCACAGTTTAAGCAGCGTTTGCTGGAAACTCTGAACGCTGCTGAGCTGGCCTGTCTGGATGATGCGACCCTGAAAGTGCGCCTGCAGGCGATCTTTATCCAGCAGGATCTGGCTCACTGGCAGCAACGCTTTGCCGGGGTGGATGCCTGTGTGGAACCGGTTCTGAGCATCACCGAAGCGGCAGAACATGAACTGTTTCAGTCCCGCGAAATGCTGCTGACCGGTGCCCGTGGCGAGCGCCAGATCGCACCGGCGATCCGCTTTAACGGGCAATCCCCGTCTTTACCTGACCCCGCCCCGAGCCGGGGACAGGACAGCGATGCAGTACTGGCCCGCAGCGGGCTGGATAAACAAGAGTTAGAGAGCTTCCGGCAGTCAGGGTTGTGTGGCTGA
- a CDS encoding acyl-CoA dehydrogenase family protein, translated as MDLSLTEEQQLIQDTARRFAETELAPVAEKLDQTKDKSILLANCKKLAELGFMGLNIQGEYGGTEAGVVAFSVAMTEIARACASTAVTMSVTNMVAEVIQAMGTDEQKSHYLPLICSGEYAAGSFCLTESGAGSDPASMRTQAVKTDQGYAISGTKQWITSAEFAGVFVVWAVTDPEAKKGKGITCFLVDADSAGITVGPAEKKMGQHGSATNEVHFDNVEVPESAILGQLNDGFRLAVAELAGGRIGIGSLALGVGLAAMDFATAYTTERKQFGQAISNFQGLQWMIADRYTDLEAARLLLMSAADRKERGLPFAKEASMAKVFASEKANQACYSALQLLGGYGYMQEYPLERYARDVRITSIYEGTSEVQRLIIAREILREFN; from the coding sequence ATGGATCTCTCACTCACAGAAGAACAACAACTGATCCAGGACACCGCCAGGCGTTTTGCCGAAACTGAACTGGCACCGGTGGCCGAGAAACTGGATCAGACAAAAGACAAATCCATTTTGCTGGCCAACTGTAAAAAGCTCGCTGAACTGGGCTTTATGGGACTGAATATTCAGGGCGAATACGGTGGTACTGAAGCCGGTGTCGTGGCGTTCAGTGTGGCCATGACCGAGATCGCCCGTGCCTGCGCGTCAACCGCGGTGACCATGTCGGTCACCAATATGGTGGCAGAAGTTATTCAGGCGATGGGCACCGATGAGCAGAAAAGCCATTACCTGCCGCTGATCTGCAGTGGTGAGTATGCTGCCGGCAGTTTCTGCCTGACCGAGTCCGGTGCGGGTTCCGACCCGGCTTCTATGCGCACTCAGGCGGTGAAAACTGATCAGGGTTACGCCATCAGCGGTACTAAACAGTGGATTACCAGCGCTGAGTTTGCCGGTGTCTTTGTGGTCTGGGCCGTCACGGATCCGGAAGCGAAGAAAGGCAAAGGTATTACCTGTTTCCTGGTGGATGCGGACAGTGCCGGTATTACGGTAGGCCCGGCTGAGAAGAAAATGGGCCAGCATGGTTCGGCGACCAATGAAGTTCACTTCGATAATGTTGAAGTGCCGGAATCGGCGATTCTCGGTCAGCTTAACGATGGTTTCCGTCTGGCGGTAGCCGAACTGGCGGGTGGGCGTATCGGTATCGGTTCACTGGCGCTGGGCGTAGGTCTGGCGGCGATGGATTTTGCCACCGCTTACACCACCGAACGCAAGCAGTTTGGTCAGGCTATCTCCAACTTTCAGGGGCTGCAGTGGATGATTGCAGACCGTTACACCGATCTGGAAGCGGCGCGCCTGTTGCTGATGAGCGCTGCGGACCGGAAAGAGCGGGGTCTGCCGTTTGCTAAGGAAGCCTCAATGGCCAAAGTCTTTGCCAGCGAAAAAGCCAATCAGGCCTGTTACAGCGCACTGCAACTTCTGGGCGGTTATGGCTACATGCAGGAGTATCCGCTGGAGCGTTATGCCCGAGATGTACGTATTACCTCGATCTACGAGGGAACCAGTGAGGTTCAGCGCCTGATTATCGCCCGTGAAATTCTGCGCGAATTCAACTGA
- a CDS encoding metallophosphoesterase family protein, translated as MLPVDLNESGDEVMMQLGEINEPLLVFGGPYSNLAATRAMQQRAETLGIPPQRVICTGDLVAYCAEPVETVTLLRQWGCHLLMGNCEESLAAGAVDCGCGFDEGSACSLLAVDWYRYAQQRLDADCCHWMGRLPRVIGFTLQGKRYRVVHGSVSRINEFIFASSDPLYKQQQLDLAGADVVLAGHCGLPFGQALERGYWLNAGVIGMPANDARTGGWYLLLTPQADGTEARWERLDYDPAPAVARMAQENLSPVYAQALQTGLWPNQDILPAIEQAQQGKALSLRPILIR; from the coding sequence ATGCTGCCAGTTGATCTGAATGAATCGGGCGACGAAGTGATGATGCAACTGGGAGAGATCAACGAGCCTCTGCTGGTGTTTGGCGGGCCTTACAGTAATCTGGCGGCGACCCGCGCGATGCAGCAGCGTGCTGAAACACTGGGCATACCGCCGCAACGGGTGATCTGTACCGGTGATCTGGTGGCGTACTGCGCAGAGCCTGTGGAGACCGTTACACTGCTGCGGCAGTGGGGCTGTCACCTGTTGATGGGCAACTGTGAGGAGTCGCTGGCAGCCGGCGCCGTTGATTGTGGCTGTGGCTTTGACGAGGGCTCCGCCTGTTCGTTGCTGGCGGTAGACTGGTATCGGTACGCGCAGCAGAGGCTGGACGCGGACTGTTGCCACTGGATGGGCAGGTTACCGCGGGTGATCGGGTTCACACTGCAGGGTAAACGCTACCGGGTTGTGCATGGCAGTGTCAGCCGTATCAATGAGTTTATCTTCGCCAGCAGTGACCCCCTGTACAAACAGCAGCAACTGGATCTGGCCGGGGCTGATGTGGTGCTGGCAGGGCATTGCGGTCTGCCGTTTGGTCAGGCGCTGGAGCGGGGTTACTGGTTGAATGCCGGGGTGATCGGCATGCCCGCTAATGATGCCCGAACCGGTGGCTGGTATCTGCTGCTGACGCCGCAGGCTGATGGTACAGAGGCGCGCTGGGAGCGGTTAGATTATGATCCTGCGCCAGCCGTGGCGCGGATGGCGCAGGAAAACCTCAGCCCGGTTTATGCTCAGGCATTGCAGACCGGGTTGTGGCCGAATCAGGATATTCTGCCGGCTATCGAGCAGGCACAACAGGGTAAGGCCCTCTCTCTCAGGCCGATTTTAATTCGCTGA
- a CDS encoding sensor domain-containing diguanylate cyclase yields MKRIGLKWELMLLCILLVTLPTVLMGVAGYFSYQRFAHNELESRLQQSNKEIVSLAYDLIDQNDRVLRREEGLVLKRIISVAELSQNILSTLPYAAQPVPGEPLHHTLLQHMAGVRLNRSGHIFLLNEQNQALINPQFLADASSVRFYNGFITRIEQSRARLLSGEVVTIRYPWRQTADGVYLYRQSALAYLTNWQMVVGVTINETDYKSSNLIHKLQNQLRLRMAHEKIGEHGYLWVFNSRGEYVVSRDHLRDGEDMSDIRDQHGHSLVNHIISTAINQPPGDTRMVYYQWRGLNDRSPIPKAAAVSYIPEWDWVIGASASLNDFYAGLYEIRNRIFLICALFIILGSIIAYIFAEMITQPIKHLEALAVKAADGDLSVRVDHELTSQHSEVRSLAKAFAKMIRNLSQLMQQKEQSGQMLSLQNEALLESEEKLKSALQALEEEKQKLHTQAITDPLTNLLNRRGFSLAGHREWHRNQRDDAALTIAMIDIDYFKQINDSHSHAVGDEVLIQLANLLREQIRQSDLVARIGGEEFALILNQPLGEAEVALERLRKLVEANPVTLQDQVIPYTISIGAVEARAGQYSSLEAALDAADNNLYCAKRQGRNCLISELKSA; encoded by the coding sequence ATGAAGCGAATCGGACTGAAATGGGAACTGATGCTGCTCTGTATCCTGCTGGTGACCCTGCCCACCGTGCTGATGGGGGTCGCCGGTTATTTCTCCTACCAGCGCTTTGCCCATAACGAACTGGAATCACGTCTGCAGCAGAGCAACAAAGAGATTGTCTCGCTGGCTTATGACCTGATCGACCAGAACGACCGGGTTCTGCGCCGCGAGGAGGGGCTGGTTCTGAAACGGATCATTTCGGTGGCGGAGCTCAGTCAGAATATACTCTCCACCTTACCTTATGCAGCCCAACCGGTACCGGGGGAGCCACTGCATCATACTCTTCTGCAACATATGGCCGGCGTGCGCCTGAATCGCAGCGGACATATTTTTCTGCTGAATGAACAAAATCAGGCACTGATCAATCCGCAATTTCTTGCCGACGCGTCCAGTGTCCGTTTCTACAATGGCTTTATCACCCGAATTGAACAATCCCGCGCCCGGTTGCTATCCGGCGAGGTGGTCACCATCCGCTATCCGTGGCGACAGACCGCCGATGGCGTCTACCTCTACCGCCAGAGTGCACTGGCCTACCTGACTAACTGGCAGATGGTGGTGGGTGTCACGATCAATGAAACCGACTACAAAAGCAGTAACCTGATCCACAAACTCCAGAACCAGCTACGTTTGCGGATGGCCCATGAAAAGATCGGTGAGCATGGCTACCTCTGGGTATTCAACAGCCGCGGTGAATATGTGGTTTCCCGGGATCACCTGCGCGACGGTGAAGATATGTCTGATATCCGCGATCAGCATGGGCACTCTCTGGTCAATCACATCATCAGTACCGCGATCAATCAACCGCCGGGGGATACCCGGATGGTTTACTATCAGTGGCGCGGACTGAATGATAGATCGCCCATTCCCAAAGCAGCAGCGGTCAGTTACATCCCCGAATGGGACTGGGTGATCGGTGCCAGCGCCAGCCTGAATGATTTCTATGCCGGTCTTTATGAGATCCGTAACCGGATCTTCCTGATCTGTGCCCTGTTCATCATTCTCGGATCGATCATCGCCTATATCTTTGCCGAGATGATCACTCAGCCGATCAAACATCTGGAAGCGCTGGCCGTCAAAGCCGCAGACGGCGATCTCAGCGTGCGGGTGGATCATGAACTCACCTCCCAGCACTCGGAGGTTCGCTCACTGGCCAAGGCATTTGCCAAGATGATCCGGAATCTGAGCCAGTTAATGCAGCAGAAGGAGCAGAGCGGGCAGATGCTCTCCCTGCAAAATGAAGCGTTACTGGAATCGGAAGAGAAGCTTAAGTCAGCCCTGCAGGCGCTCGAAGAGGAGAAACAGAAACTCCATACTCAGGCCATTACCGACCCCCTGACCAATCTGCTCAACCGGCGTGGATTCTCCCTCGCCGGACACCGCGAATGGCACCGGAACCAGCGCGATGACGCGGCGCTGACCATCGCCATGATCGATATCGATTACTTCAAGCAGATTAACGACAGTCACAGCCATGCGGTGGGTGATGAGGTGCTGATTCAACTGGCCAACCTGCTGCGTGAACAGATCCGGCAGAGTGATCTGGTCGCCAGAATCGGCGGGGAGGAGTTTGCCCTGATTCTGAACCAGCCGCTCGGAGAAGCTGAAGTGGCGCTGGAGCGCCTGCGAAAACTGGTCGAAGCCAACCCGGTAACACTGCAGGATCAGGTGATCCCTTACACCATCAGCATCGGCGCTGTGGAGGCCCGGGCCGGCCAGTACAGCAGTCTGGAAGCGGCACTGGATGCCGCAGATAACAACCTTTACTGCGCCAAGCGTCAGGGCCGGAACTGCCTGATCAGCGAATTAAAATCGGCCTGA